The following coding sequences are from one Gemmatimonadota bacterium window:
- a CDS encoding RNA polymerase subunit sigma-24, translating into MSEGELILRAQQGDGGAIRELYQRYAARVVAITRRLAGEDALAEDWAQEAW; encoded by the coding sequence ATGAGCGAAGGCGAGCTGATCCTGCGCGCACAGCAGGGAGATGGCGGCGCGATCCGCGAGCTCTATCAGCGGTACGCGGCGCGCGTCGTCGCCATCACCCGCCGGCTGGCAGGCGAGGACGCGCTGGCGGAGGACTGGGCGCAGGAGGCGTGGG